A window from Symphalangus syndactylus isolate Jambi chromosome 22, NHGRI_mSymSyn1-v2.1_pri, whole genome shotgun sequence encodes these proteins:
- the TMEM185B gene encoding transmembrane protein 185B isoform X2, translating to MNPRGLFQDFNPRTEGEACVEFKAMLIAVGIHLLLLMFEVLVCDRVERGTHFWLLVFMPLFFVSPVSVAACVWGFRHDRSLELEILCSVNILQFIFIALKLDRIIHWPWLVVFVPLWILMSFLCLVVLYYIVWSLLFLRSLDVVAEQRRTHVTMAISWITIVVPLLTFEVLLVHRLDGHNTFSYVSVFVPLWLSLLTLMATTFRGKGGNHWWFGIRRDFCQFLLEIFPFLREYGNISYDLHHEDSEDTEETSVPEAPKIAPIFGKKARVVITQSPGKYVPPPPKLNIDMPD from the exons ATGAACCCCAGGGGCCTGTTCCAGGACTTCAACCC CCGCACCGAGGGAGAGGCCTGTGTGGAGTTCAAAGCCATGCTGATCGCTGTGGGCATCCACCTGCTGCTGCTCATGTTCGAAGTCCTGGTCTGCGACAGGGTGGAGAGGGGCACCCACTTCTGGCTGCTGGTCTTCATGCCTCTCTTCTTCGTGTCCCCCGTGTCCGTGGCTGCCTGCGTCTGGGGCTTTCGACACGATAGGTCGCTGGAGCTGGAGATCCTGTGCTCGGTCAACATCCTGCAGTTCATCTTCATCGCCCTAAAGCTGGACAGGATTATTCACTGGCCGTGGCTGGTGGTGTTTGTGCCCCTGTGGATCCTCATGTCGTTCCTTTGCCTGGTCGTCCTCTATTACATCGTCTGGTCCCTCCTGTTCCTGCGGTCCCTGGATGTGGTTGCCGAGCAGCGAAGAACACACGTGACCATGGCTATCAGTTGGATAACGATTGTCGTGCCTCTGCTCACTTTTGAGGTCCTGCTGGTTCACAGATTGGATGGCCACAATACATTCTCCTACGTCTCCGTATTTGTCCCCCTTTGGCTTTCCTTACTAACTTTAATGGCCACAACATTTAGGGGAAAGGGGGGCAATCATTGGTGGTTTGGCATTCGCAGAGACTTCTGTCAGTTTCTGCTtgaaattttcccatttttaagagAATATGGGAACATTTCATATGATCTCCATCACGAAGATAGTGAAGATACTGAAGAAACATCAGTTCCAGAAGCTCCGAAAATTGCTCCAATATTTGGAAAGAAGGCCAGAGTAGTTATAACTCAGAGCCCTGGGAAATACGTTCCCCCGCCTCCCAAGTTAAATATTGATATGCCAGATTAA
- the TMEM185B gene encoding transmembrane protein 185B isoform X1: MNPRGLFQDFNPSKFLIYTCLLLFSVLLPLRLDGIIQWSYWAVFAPIWLWKLLVVAGASVGAGVWARNPRYRTEGEACVEFKAMLIAVGIHLLLLMFEVLVCDRVERGTHFWLLVFMPLFFVSPVSVAACVWGFRHDRSLELEILCSVNILQFIFIALKLDRIIHWPWLVVFVPLWILMSFLCLVVLYYIVWSLLFLRSLDVVAEQRRTHVTMAISWITIVVPLLTFEVLLVHRLDGHNTFSYVSVFVPLWLSLLTLMATTFRGKGGNHWWFGIRRDFCQFLLEIFPFLREYGNISYDLHHEDSEDTEETSVPEAPKIAPIFGKKARVVITQSPGKYVPPPPKLNIDMPD, translated from the coding sequence ATGAACCCCAGGGGCCTGTTCCAGGACTTCAACCCTAGTAAGTTTCTCATCTATACCTGCCTGCTGCTCTTCTCGGTGCTGCTGCCCCTCCGCCTGGACGGCATCATCCAATGGAGCTACTGGGCCGTCTTTGCCCCTATATGGCTGTGGAAGCTTCTAGTCGTCGCAGGCGCCTCCGTGGGCGCGGGCGTTTGGGCCCGCAACCCTCGCTACCGCACCGAGGGAGAGGCCTGTGTGGAGTTCAAAGCCATGCTGATCGCTGTGGGCATCCACCTGCTGCTGCTCATGTTCGAAGTCCTGGTCTGCGACAGGGTGGAGAGGGGCACCCACTTCTGGCTGCTGGTCTTCATGCCTCTCTTCTTCGTGTCCCCCGTGTCCGTGGCTGCCTGCGTCTGGGGCTTTCGACACGATAGGTCGCTGGAGCTGGAGATCCTGTGCTCGGTCAACATCCTGCAGTTCATCTTCATCGCCCTAAAGCTGGACAGGATTATTCACTGGCCGTGGCTGGTGGTGTTTGTGCCCCTGTGGATCCTCATGTCGTTCCTTTGCCTGGTCGTCCTCTATTACATCGTCTGGTCCCTCCTGTTCCTGCGGTCCCTGGATGTGGTTGCCGAGCAGCGAAGAACACACGTGACCATGGCTATCAGTTGGATAACGATTGTCGTGCCTCTGCTCACTTTTGAGGTCCTGCTGGTTCACAGATTGGATGGCCACAATACATTCTCCTACGTCTCCGTATTTGTCCCCCTTTGGCTTTCCTTACTAACTTTAATGGCCACAACATTTAGGGGAAAGGGGGGCAATCATTGGTGGTTTGGCATTCGCAGAGACTTCTGTCAGTTTCTGCTtgaaattttcccatttttaagagAATATGGGAACATTTCATATGATCTCCATCACGAAGATAGTGAAGATACTGAAGAAACATCAGTTCCAGAAGCTCCGAAAATTGCTCCAATATTTGGAAAGAAGGCCAGAGTAGTTATAACTCAGAGCCCTGGGAAATACGTTCCCCCGCCTCCCAAGTTAAATATTGATATGCCAGATTAA